One part of the Paenibacillus silvisoli genome encodes these proteins:
- a CDS encoding spore germination protein — translation MKADISSEINEKSLLGLLSQSSDFKSSDFSAGNRHYRLFYVDTMIEPTVVQEHVIRPLLHHSDGSSIREAVSILEYGETELLSDASNALIEGKTVVHIEGETKLYLLGTDLKKERSVNIPVNERVLRGSNEALIENLNTNLNLIRKLIATPDLAVKYYILGRRSNTKVAVLYLSSLANEKVLKEFERRLGLIDIDYVEAPGFLKELIHDRKLALFPQILVSERPDRVRSNLMDGKIAILTDGSPDCLIVPVSFWAFLQSPDDYQVTWLFGSVFRLFRVVCFILAISLPGAYVALVTFDPRTIPFEIALTVQSSMQYVAMPPVLEAIFMMVTLELLREASVRLSSPIGQTIGIVGGIVIGTVVVQSNLVSTMMVVVIAFTAIASFIIPSYEMSIAARILPYPIIILSSIFGLIGLELSFLLVIAHLARLNTMGIPYFYSGLNGEEDTFLRSPLSSWKKRPKESVAKDNTRIKVTEDGNP, via the coding sequence ATGAAAGCCGATATATCATCGGAAATTAACGAGAAGTCACTATTAGGATTACTATCGCAAAGCTCCGACTTCAAGTCGAGTGATTTCTCGGCGGGTAACCGCCATTATCGGTTATTTTATGTGGATACCATGATCGAGCCTACCGTGGTGCAAGAGCATGTTATTCGCCCACTTCTTCATCATTCGGACGGCAGCAGCATTCGCGAAGCCGTTTCCATTTTAGAATACGGCGAGACTGAGCTGCTTTCCGATGCTTCGAATGCGTTAATCGAAGGGAAGACTGTAGTCCATATCGAAGGTGAAACAAAGCTCTATTTGCTAGGAACAGATCTTAAAAAAGAACGTTCGGTCAACATCCCGGTAAACGAACGGGTGCTGCGCGGTTCCAACGAAGCGTTGATCGAAAACCTGAATACAAATCTCAACTTGATACGCAAGCTGATTGCAACACCAGATCTTGCCGTGAAGTACTATATCCTTGGCCGCAGATCAAATACGAAAGTTGCCGTCCTTTACTTGAGCTCTCTCGCCAATGAAAAGGTTTTAAAAGAGTTTGAACGCAGGCTCGGGCTCATCGATATCGATTACGTCGAAGCGCCCGGCTTTCTCAAAGAATTGATCCATGATAGAAAATTGGCGCTGTTTCCACAAATACTCGTATCCGAGAGACCGGACCGGGTAAGATCTAACTTAATGGATGGTAAAATCGCGATTTTGACCGATGGTTCGCCGGATTGCTTGATCGTACCGGTCTCATTCTGGGCGTTCCTGCAAAGCCCCGACGATTATCAAGTTACCTGGCTGTTCGGCAGCGTCTTCCGTTTATTTCGAGTCGTATGCTTTATTCTCGCAATCAGCTTGCCCGGAGCATACGTCGCTCTTGTTACCTTCGATCCACGGACTATCCCGTTCGAAATCGCATTGACCGTGCAAAGCTCGATGCAATATGTAGCAATGCCTCCCGTATTAGAAGCAATTTTTATGATGGTCACGCTTGAATTATTGCGAGAGGCGAGCGTCCGTCTCTCAAGCCCAATCGGGCAGACGATCGGTATCGTCGGCGGTATCGTGATCGGTACCGTTGTCGTCCAGTCCAATCTGGTTTCCACGATGATGGTCGTCGTCATTGCGTTTACGGCCATTGCATCGTTTATTATTCCTTCCTACGAAATGAGTATCGCGGCTCGAATATTGCCATATCCGATCATCATCTTGTCGTCGATTTTCGGGTTGATCGGTTTAGAGCTTTCATTCTTGTTAGTTATCGCGCATTTGGCCAGATTGAACACGATGGGGATCCCATACTTTTATTCGGGACTTAACGGAGAGGAGGATACATTTCTCAGAAGTCCCCTAAGTAGCTGGAAAAAACGTCCAAAGGAAAGTGTGGCGAAGGACAATACGAGAATTAAAGTTACGGAGGATGGGAATCCATGA